DNA from Nitrospira sp.:
AAGTGGGACGAGAGTGCAGTCGAAGATGGTCCGAAGCTCTCCGCAGAGCTCTGCGTTCGCGCGACCGCGGCTGCGTTCCCTCGGAGCGCTTCCTCGATCTCTACTACACTGACCTGGTCGCTGACCCGGTGGCAGCTGTGGAAAGAGTCTATGGACATTTTGACCTGCCCTTGTCCGACGGACTTCGGGACAAGGTTCGGGAATTCGTGAACAGGAACCCAAGGAACCGTTTTGGGACACACCGGTATACCCTCCATGACTTTGGTTTGGATCTTCAGGAGGAAGAAAAGAGGTATGCCGCCTACCGGGAACGGTTTCGCTTGTGATGTCGACCCGCCGGTCCGGGAGGCCCTTTGCTTTTGCGGACCGTCTAGTACTACTGTGTCACAAAACTATCGTGTGTGATCTGCCTCGGCCGCACGAGACACAGGGCAGGGACTGCAGCATCGATCGAGCTTGAATCCGACACATCGTTTCCATGGACGACGGCACATGCTGCTCAGACCGCACTGGCAGTTCACCATGGTTTGAACCCTCGGGGTAGGCGAGCGGCCTGGAGGAAGGAAAGCGGCACAGGGGGGAAAGCCGAGCGCGCTCGGCACCTAGGAAGGCGAAGGTCACCGTTTGTAAAGGTCGAATCTCTGGACGGTTATTCATATTCATATTTCGCCCTCCACTCCCAGCTGAAATCGCACATCTACGAGCGCGTCACGAACATACTACCAGGCCGGCCCTGGCGGACGTTCCTGGTGGATACTCCAGTTCGGTCGAGGTCAAAGAGATCCGCATCTTCGGCGGTGTCGAGCCCCAATCTCAAAGGGCCAAGTGCTGCGCCTGCTTGAGGCCGCCGCCAAAGCAGACAAGCAATTTGTGAATCGCTGTCGATTTGAGGCCCACTGATTCGACTAATGGATAGAGAGACCTTTTTCAAGGCTACACCCCTAAACAAGAGGCGCTGCAATGCGATTCATGATCATTGTCAAAGCTACGAAGGAGTCGGAAGCCGGGGTGATACAGAACGCGCAGTTGTTGACGGAGATGGGCGAATACAACGAAGGATTGGTGAACGCGGGCGTGATGCTCGCGGGCGAAGGGCTTCAACCAAGTTCGAAGGGCGCGCCTGTGCGTGCCCCAGAAAACCGCTTGTGTCCAGAATCAATCTGACGGGAAAAGAGACGCATTCACAACATAAGAGAGGAGAACATCATGCACATTCAACCTTATCTGTTTTTCAACGGACGGGCGGAGGAGGCGCTCCATTTCTATACTCAGGCGGTCGGCGCCGAAGTCACCACGCTGATGCGCTTCAAGGATAGTCCTGAAGGCTCCCCCACCGACATGACTCCGAAAAGCTGGAGCGACAAAGTGATGCATGCCAATGTTCGCATCGGTGATACGCAGGTGATGGCTTCGGACGGTTGTAGCCAGGAACCGTTGGGCTTTCACGGGTTTTCGCTCTCTCTATCCGTCGGTACGGTCGCGGAGGCCGACAAATGCTTCACAGCGTTGGCCGACGGAGGCAAGGTGGATATGCCGCTCAGCGAAACATTTTGGTCCCCTCGATTCGGTATGCTCACGGATCGTTTTGGCGTGGCCTGGATGATCGGCCTGTTCGACGACAAGACAAAGGTTGCATAATTGTTTATCATCACAATCGATAACTGAGATCACATCAACAGGAGGCCACCATGCAGTTGAAACCCTTGGCAGTGACCACATTGTGCATCATGCTGACCGGCTGGCCGGTTTTCGCCAAAGAGAAGAAGCATGAAAGAGCGATGGACCCACAGCAGATGATGGAGATCTGGAAGCAATTGGCGCAGCCCGGTGAGCCGCACAAGCTGTTCGCGACATTGGCCGGCAGTTGGACGACCCAGACCAAGGAGTGGATGGAGCCGGGCAAACCTCCGACGGAATCCACCGGCACGGCGGAGATGAAAATGTTGCTCGATGGGCGATTTCTCTATCAAGAGTACAACGCCCAAATGATGGGGCAGCCCTTCTCTGGGATCGGGATCGATGGGTACGATAATCTGACCAAGAAATACGTGACCGCCTGGATCGATACCATGGGGACCGGCATTTTCTTCATGGAAGGCACGGCGAGCCCCGACGGTAAGACCATTACGCTGCGAGGCTCACATCCTGAGCCGGGCGGCGGCAAGATGACGCATCGTGCGGTCTGGAAAATTGCCGACGCCAACAACCCTACGTTCGAGATGTACGGTGCCCACGGAAAGCAAAAAGAAACGAAATTTCTGGAGATCATCTACAGCAGGAAACCGTAATCGGACGACAACTTGACGAAGCGGCTGACGGCTGACCGCCGAAAACCGGTCATCACGAGAAAGGGATCACACCATGAGCAGCGTACGACTGCTGGTCGGCACCAAAAAGGGGGCGTTCATTCTGACATCGGACGGCACGCGCAAACGATGGGAGGTGCAAGGCCCTCACTTCGGCGGATGGGAGCTGTACCACCTGAACGCCTCGCCGGCCGATCCGGATCGCATCTATGCCTCCCAAACCAGCAGTTGGTTCGGCCAGGTGATCCAGCGGTCGGACGACGGCGGCAAGACCTGGAACCCACCAGGCACCAAACCAGAGGACCTCATGGGATCGGATGGCGCGCCAAAAGGCGCAAGCAATATGTTTCTCTACGACGGCTCTACGGAAACCGGTCAACCGCTCACGACGCACCAATGGTACGACGGCACGCAGCGTCCTTGGGAATTCAAACGGGTCTGGCACCTTGAACCGTCCATGACTGATCCCGACACCCTGTACGCCGGTGTGGAGGACGCGGCGCTCTTCAAGTCCACGGACGGCGGCAAGACCTGGCTGGAACTGGCCGGGCTGCGCAGCACCAAGGGGCAGCTCTGGCAACCGGGTGCCGGCGGCATGTGTCTGCACACCATCTTGCTGAATACAGGACAGCCGGACCGCATGTTCGTCGCGATCTCGGCCGCAGGCGTCTTTCGTAGCGACGACGCGGGGCAGACGTGGCGGCCCACCAACAAAGGCCTACGGTCGAAGTACGAGCTGCCCGATCCGGATGCTGAGGTCGGTCACTGTGTACACTGCATCGCGATCCATCCTGAGCGACCACAGGTCCTGTTCATGCAAAAACACTGGGATGTGCTGCGGAGCGACGACGCCGGCGAGTCGTGGCAGGAAATCAGCGGCGACCTGCCGAGCGATTTCGGGTTTCCCATCGCCGTCCATGCTCACGAGCCCGACACGGTCTATGTCGTGCCGATCAAGAGCGACTCCGAACATTATCCGCCGGAAGGGAAGTTACGTGTATACCGGAGCAAGACGGGCGGAAACGACTGGGAAGCACTCACCAAGGGCCTGCCGCAACAGGATTGCTACGTCAATGTCTTACGCGATGCAATGGCCGTCGATGAGATCGATCCCTGCGGTATCTATTTCGGCACGACTGGCGGACAGGTCTATGGCTCGGCCGATGGCGGCGACAGTTGGGAGCCGATCGTGAGGGACTTGCCGGCGGTGCTTTCCGTAGAGGTGCAGACACTCCCATAAGGAGTGCTGCGTGCTGAGGACTGAGTGCTGAGTCGGAAGACAATACCGCATTAAAGCGTTACGAAGGACGAGGGACGAGATGATTCGGGTCGTACTGCCGGCGCACTTGCGCACGCTCACCCGAGTGGACAGCAAGGTCAGGTTGGATATCGATGGTCCGGTGCCGCAACGGACGGTCCTCGATACGCTTGAAGCCAGCTACCCGATGTTGCGAGGAACCATCCGCAACCACGTGACGAAACAGCGACGACCATTCATCCGTTTTTCCGCATGTGAACAAGACCGATCAGATGAACTACCGGATACTCCCCTCCCCGAGGCACTCGTGGCAAGGGCAGAACCATTGTTAATCGTCGGCGCGATGGCGAGGGGGTGAAGAGTGACGTCGGACCACCCCCTTGAGCCGTCCCAGTCAATACGCCATACTAGATAACCATGGGTGCATCATCTGTATCACCATGCGAAACGATGGAAGAACGCTATCGCACCTTGCTTGAGGTGGCGGAAGCGATTTCCGTGCATCGTGACCTGAAAGAACTCTTTCGCGACCTGGCTCAACGACTACCTCGCGTCGTATCATTCGAATATATTGGACTCATTTTGCACGACCCGTTGCGTAATGTGATGAGAAGTCACATTCTCGAAACTAACCAGCCTGAGCCGGTCCAGGACGGCCTTGAGCTGCCGGTGGAGGAATCCGCCTCAGCCTGGGTACTCAGAAACCAGCAGCATCTGGTGATGCCATGTCTAGAGGAAGAAACCCGTTTCCCCAAAGTCGTCGCGTTCTTGCGAGAACTGAACGTACAATCCGGCTGTTTTCTGCCGCTGACGACGGCGGTACGCAGATTAGGAGTGATCGGATTCGGAAGTATGACCCCGCACGCCTTCGGGGACTCAGAACTTGAATTCTTGAACCAGGTGGCCAAACTGGTCGCGGTGGCAGTTGACGATGTCTTAAATTATCAAGAAGCACAGACGTCCCAGCAGCAATTGGCCCACGAACGCGACCGGTTGCGACTTCTCCTGGAAGTGACGAAATCCATTGCGTCACATCGCGACCTGGGAGAACTCTTCCACGATCTCGCGCAGCGGCTCCCTCAGGTCGTTCCCTTCGATTTTATCAACGCTGTCTTGCACGAATCCGCGCGCGATCTTATGCGCCTCTGGCTTCTGGTGACCTCGATACCGAGCTCGATCAGCCCCGGAATCGAGATTCCTGTCGACGAATCTCCCGGCGGATTGGTGTGGAAAACCCAACAGCCGCTAACGGTGGACGACATCGCGCAAGAGCACCGTTTCCCGAAGTTAATGGCAATGTTCCGAGAGAACGGCGTCCAGTCCTTTTGTGTGGTACCGCTCACGACGGCACAGCGGCGTCTAGGCGCCATGGGATTTGGAAGCTTGCAGAAGAAAGCCTACCAAGAACCCGAGATCACCTTTATGCAGCAAGTGGCAAACCAGGTAGCCGTCGCCGTAGACAATGTGCTGCACGAGGAAAGTGCTCTGTCCTCTCAGCAGCAGTTGGAGCATGAACGCGACCGGCAACGGCTGCTGTTGGAAGTGAACAATGCCGTGGTCGCACATCTGGACCTCGACGCCCTCTTCGTGGCCGTCAGTACCTGCTTGAGAAAAGTGATTCAGCACGACGGGTCCAGCCTGCTGCTTTGCGACGAGGAGACCGGCGAATGGCGTATCCATGTGTTGGATTTTCAGAAGAATGAAAGTTTCGTCGAGGAAGGAACCATTGAGGAGAGTCCGGAATCCCCGTCCTGCCTCGCCATTAACACTGGTAAAGCCGCGTTATTTAGGGAACAGGACCTGAAAGAAATGGCGACCTCTTCACCTTGCGCGCAAGACCTGCTTGATCGCGGGGTGAAATCGTTCTGCTCCCTGCCGCTCCTTGCGCACAAACGCACGCTCGGGGCATTGAACGTGGGGCGACGAAGGGATGACGGCTTTACATCGGAGGACGTCGAGTTGCTCAGCCAGGTCGCTCAGCAAGTCTCCATCGCAGTCGAGAACGCCTTGGCGTATAAACAAATCGCCCAGTTGAAGGACAAGTTAACGGAAGAAAAACTGTACCTTGAAGAAGAAATTCAGACGGATTACAACTTTGAGGAAATTGTCGGCGAGAGCCGTGCCCTCAAGCAGGTTCTCAAACAAGTCCAAACGGTCGCCTCCACGGATTCCACCGTCCTGATTCTTGGTGAAACAGGCTGCGGGAAAGAGCTCGTCGCCCGCGCGCTCCACAATCTGAGCACCCGGCGAGAACGCACGTTCGTGAAACTGAATTGCGCCGCGATCCCGACCGGCCTACTCGAAAGCGAATTATTCGGGCACGAAAAAGGGGCCTTTACCGGTGCGATTGCGACCAAGGTCGGCCGGTTTGAATTGGCCGACCGGGGAACGCTTTTCCTCGACGAGGTTGGAGAAATTCCCCTAGAACTTCAGGTCAAGCTTCTCCGGGTGCTTCAGGAGCAGGAATTCGAACGGCTGGGTGGCACTCGCACCATTCGCACGAATGTGCGGGTCGTCGCGGCCACGAATCGCGACCTCGCCCAAATGGTAGAAGAACAGAAGTTTCGCAGCGATCTCTACTACCGGCTCAAGGTCTTCCCGGTCACCGTTCCGCCGCTTCGGGAGCGTCGGGATGACATTCCGTTGTTGGTCCGACACTTCGCGCAGAAATTCGCCCAACGGATGAAGAAACACGTTGAGACGATTCCATCCGAGGCCATGAAGGCGCTCCAGAATTATTCCTGGCCGGGCAACGTACGTGAACTGGAAAACTTCGTCGAGCGCGCCGTCATCCTGACGCATGGATCGGATCTCTACATATCGCTGGCTGAATTGAAGCCGACGCCGAGCCACGTGGAGAATTCCGCGGCGATCACCCTCGAACAGGCCGAGCGCGAGCATATTCTCAGGACCCTGCGCGAGTCGAGCTGGATCATCGGTGGGACGACAGGTGCCGCAGCAAAGCTCGGCATGAAACGGACCACCCTCCAATCCAAGATGCAGAAGCTCGGGATTGCCCGCCCTCGCTGATGCTGACCTTTCGGCAAATGCCGAGATATCGACAGGTGTCTCTCGTCACAAGCGGCTCGCTCCTTTCAACTGCTTCCCTCTAATTCATCCGGACTCACATATTTGTTCTGCACTTAGAGGTACGCAACCTCAATGCTTGTTCCTTGGAACGATCATTGCCATGCCTTAAGAGCATCGCAAAACGCTCGCCGGCGGGATCGAGGCCTAGCACGCCGTCCTGGTTGAGCACAGCGAGCTCATTGGAAGGCCTGAAGACCAAACGGTTGCCGCTTGATCAAACTAAGTGACAACGGGAGGGAGACTCACTCAATCCTCGACTATTTTAAATAGGCGCGCTCCTCAATTGTGATCGCGAGTTCTAGAGGGTGCTATGTCTAGGACAAAAAGGAGAGTCCCATGAACCGCTCCATTGTGATATTAGCCCTTCTGGGCACCTTAGTTTTAGGCTCCGTCGCCATCGTTCGCGCTCCCTCATCGGGTGCCCAATCGCACCTACCGGCTGATACCGTCCATCCCGAACTGGCCTATTTGAAACAGGTCAATCAATGGCGGCCACCTTCCGATCCTCAATTACTGTTCCTTTTGATGCAGCAGTTCGCCAATACCGGACGCCATGTCGAAGGCATCGCATATTTTGAAGACGTCTTGAATCGCTTTGCCTCCAGGCTGACCGATAACCAAAAGGCTCAATACCTTGTAGCAATAGCCTTCCTTCGCGCCGGTCATGCTCACGATGTCTTTCTATTCAAACGATTCGGCTGGGTGCGCGACACACTGGCTCTGCTTGACGAAGCGAAGCGACTCACTAAGAGCGAGTTGTTCATCGCGCGATGGATGTCCGGCGTGGTCAGGGCGAGGATTCCCGACTTCTTTGGTGAGCGCGATACCGCACTGGCCGACCTGCTCTGGTGTGTAGAACACATGGACGCCGCCCCGCACCGAAACTGGTTGCGCGAGGTCTATGCGCAATTGGCCGCATTGGCTCGCCAACGCGGCGACAACACAGAGGCGGAACGGTACCAAACCCTGAGTGGTGTCAGCGCTGAGTACAATGGTCCGGTGTTCACCACCCCCTTCGCCGAAGATCCGTCCAATGGCCACACGTTCATGTCACGTTCCATACGAGAAGTCATTCCCGGCACAGTGTATTGCCTGTCCGGCTTCGAGTTCACGGAATACTACTTTGTGGTCTCGATGGATCGACAGGAATTGATCGCCATTGATGCCGGAACACGTCCCGACACCGCGCGTGCAGCCTATGAAGCGCTACGAAACCAAGTTCCATCACTCCCTCCTCTGACCACGGTCTTCGTCACTCACGCACACTGGGACCACGTGGGCGGGCATCGGTATTTCCGCAGCCTCAATCCAGCTGTGCGCTTCTATGGTCGAAGCAACTATCAAGAAGAGCTCTCGTATGACGCGTTAGGCGATCCTACGATGCTGCAGCGTTTCTTCGGCGAGAAATTCCAACTCAATGACGTGCTCACCTACAAACCCGATGTCCTGATCGATGGCCCACGTGATGTGGTGATCGGCGAGACTCACTTTCGTTTGACACCGACCAGCGGTGGGGAGACCACCGATGCTTTACTCGTGTACATGCCGGACGAGGGCGTGCTTTTCGTGGGTGACATTCTCATGCCGTATCTGGGGGCCCCGTTCGTCCCAGAAGGAAGCGTCGACGGTCTCGTCGAGGCGATCAACCAGGTCAACCTGCTGAAGCCTCGATATCTGTTACACGGGCATGAGCCACTGACGCGACTATTCTCATCCACGGCCATGTTGGACGACTTACGCATTCAACTGACGTGGTTGCGTGATGAAGTGTTGCGTGCCATGAAGGCCGGTACGGAACGTGGCGTGATCCAACAGGCCAACTTGATCCCACCCACACTTGCGAACAGTGGATCGGATGTACACCTCGCCTATCTTGTGATCCGAGAAAACATGATCAATCGTCTATTCCAGCAGTACAGCGGCTATTGGCAAAACGGCTTGCGAGGATTGGACATGCTGACGGACGCGGACCATGGCGCGGCACTGGTGGACTACTTCGGGCTCTCCGACTCACAGCTTGCCGCCGCGGCCGAACGCATGATGAAGGACGGCAGGCATGAGCTGGCCGCAAACTACCTCCGATGGGCACAGACAAAGTTACCCGACAGTCCTCGATTGAACGAGTCCCGTCGATCGGCCTATCTCAAACTTATGGAGAAGTACCAGGAATTCAACCCATTCAAGCTGATTGTCTATGGCGGTGAGATCAATCAACCTATCGTGCAACTAAATGAGCCGGCCGGGTCACAGTAAAGGAGAAGTGACATGGCTGAAATAATTCATCGGGTGGGAATCCATGCTAATCCCGACAAGGTTTATAGGGCGCTCTCAACGATTGAGTGGCTTGCTTGTTGG
Protein-coding regions in this window:
- a CDS encoding YciI family protein; translation: MRFMIIVKATKESEAGVIQNAQLLTEMGEYNEGLVNAGVMLAGEGLQPSSKGAPVRAPENRLCPESI
- a CDS encoding VOC family protein codes for the protein MHIQPYLFFNGRAEEALHFYTQAVGAEVTTLMRFKDSPEGSPTDMTPKSWSDKVMHANVRIGDTQVMASDGCSQEPLGFHGFSLSLSVGTVAEADKCFTALADGGKVDMPLSETFWSPRFGMLTDRFGVAWMIGLFDDKTKVA
- a CDS encoding DUF1579 domain-containing protein translates to MQLKPLAVTTLCIMLTGWPVFAKEKKHERAMDPQQMMEIWKQLAQPGEPHKLFATLAGSWTTQTKEWMEPGKPPTESTGTAEMKMLLDGRFLYQEYNAQMMGQPFSGIGIDGYDNLTKKYVTAWIDTMGTGIFFMEGTASPDGKTITLRGSHPEPGGGKMTHRAVWKIADANNPTFEMYGAHGKQKETKFLEIIYSRKP
- a CDS encoding exo-alpha-sialidase, translated to MSSVRLLVGTKKGAFILTSDGTRKRWEVQGPHFGGWELYHLNASPADPDRIYASQTSSWFGQVIQRSDDGGKTWNPPGTKPEDLMGSDGAPKGASNMFLYDGSTETGQPLTTHQWYDGTQRPWEFKRVWHLEPSMTDPDTLYAGVEDAALFKSTDGGKTWLELAGLRSTKGQLWQPGAGGMCLHTILLNTGQPDRMFVAISAAGVFRSDDAGQTWRPTNKGLRSKYELPDPDAEVGHCVHCIAIHPERPQVLFMQKHWDVLRSDDAGESWQEISGDLPSDFGFPIAVHAHEPDTVYVVPIKSDSEHYPPEGKLRVYRSKTGGNDWEALTKGLPQQDCYVNVLRDAMAVDEIDPCGIYFGTTGGQVYGSADGGDSWEPIVRDLPAVLSVEVQTLP
- a CDS encoding MoaD/ThiS family protein, with amino-acid sequence MIRVVLPAHLRTLTRVDSKVRLDIDGPVPQRTVLDTLEASYPMLRGTIRNHVTKQRRPFIRFSACEQDRSDELPDTPLPEALVARAEPLLIVGAMARG
- a CDS encoding sigma 54-interacting transcriptional regulator, giving the protein MEERYRTLLEVAEAISVHRDLKELFRDLAQRLPRVVSFEYIGLILHDPLRNVMRSHILETNQPEPVQDGLELPVEESASAWVLRNQQHLVMPCLEEETRFPKVVAFLRELNVQSGCFLPLTTAVRRLGVIGFGSMTPHAFGDSELEFLNQVAKLVAVAVDDVLNYQEAQTSQQQLAHERDRLRLLLEVTKSIASHRDLGELFHDLAQRLPQVVPFDFINAVLHESARDLMRLWLLVTSIPSSISPGIEIPVDESPGGLVWKTQQPLTVDDIAQEHRFPKLMAMFRENGVQSFCVVPLTTAQRRLGAMGFGSLQKKAYQEPEITFMQQVANQVAVAVDNVLHEESALSSQQQLEHERDRQRLLLEVNNAVVAHLDLDALFVAVSTCLRKVIQHDGSSLLLCDEETGEWRIHVLDFQKNESFVEEGTIEESPESPSCLAINTGKAALFREQDLKEMATSSPCAQDLLDRGVKSFCSLPLLAHKRTLGALNVGRRRDDGFTSEDVELLSQVAQQVSIAVENALAYKQIAQLKDKLTEEKLYLEEEIQTDYNFEEIVGESRALKQVLKQVQTVASTDSTVLILGETGCGKELVARALHNLSTRRERTFVKLNCAAIPTGLLESELFGHEKGAFTGAIATKVGRFELADRGTLFLDEVGEIPLELQVKLLRVLQEQEFERLGGTRTIRTNVRVVAATNRDLAQMVEEQKFRSDLYYRLKVFPVTVPPLRERRDDIPLLVRHFAQKFAQRMKKHVETIPSEAMKALQNYSWPGNVRELENFVERAVILTHGSDLYISLAELKPTPSHVENSAAITLEQAEREHILRTLRESSWIIGGTTGAAAKLGMKRTTLQSKMQKLGIARPR
- a CDS encoding MBL fold metallo-hydrolase, translating into MNRSIVILALLGTLVLGSVAIVRAPSSGAQSHLPADTVHPELAYLKQVNQWRPPSDPQLLFLLMQQFANTGRHVEGIAYFEDVLNRFASRLTDNQKAQYLVAIAFLRAGHAHDVFLFKRFGWVRDTLALLDEAKRLTKSELFIARWMSGVVRARIPDFFGERDTALADLLWCVEHMDAAPHRNWLREVYAQLAALARQRGDNTEAERYQTLSGVSAEYNGPVFTTPFAEDPSNGHTFMSRSIREVIPGTVYCLSGFEFTEYYFVVSMDRQELIAIDAGTRPDTARAAYEALRNQVPSLPPLTTVFVTHAHWDHVGGHRYFRSLNPAVRFYGRSNYQEELSYDALGDPTMLQRFFGEKFQLNDVLTYKPDVLIDGPRDVVIGETHFRLTPTSGGETTDALLVYMPDEGVLFVGDILMPYLGAPFVPEGSVDGLVEAINQVNLLKPRYLLHGHEPLTRLFSSTAMLDDLRIQLTWLRDEVLRAMKAGTERGVIQQANLIPPTLANSGSDVHLAYLVIRENMINRLFQQYSGYWQNGLRGLDMLTDADHGAALVDYFGLSDSQLAAAAERMMKDGRHELAANYLRWAQTKLPDSPRLNESRRSAYLKLMEKYQEFNPFKLIVYGGEINQPIVQLNEPAGSQ